The window CCGGTCGTCGGCGCCTACACGAACGTGCTCCCCGGAACCCGGTTCAACGGCGACCCGCACTACAAGATCCGCCTCGGCTACCGCGGCCAGGCCGGCCTGGACAACCTGACGCTCCAACAGGGCACCCGCGCGCCCGGGCTGTGGCTGGGCAACGTCGTCGCCGACGCCGAGCACATCGGCGTCGGCACCAAGCCCAGCATCCAGGGCATCGCGCTGCCGCCGGTCACCGGCATCTACCGCGACCTGCTCGACCCGCCGCCGCGGTGGTGGTGCTCCCAGCAGTCCGGCGCCGTCGTCGACCGGCTCGCCAACGACCCCATCGACTCGATCGTGTTCGCCACCGACCGCACGACCTTCGACAACACGGTCAAGGCGATCGGCCTGCCGACGATGCAGTACTTCCACATCTCGTTCTACGAACCGGCACCGACCACCCTCAGTGCCGCCGAGGACCTGCTGCAGCGCTCCCGCGACCTCGTCGCCGACGTCCGCGCCGACCTCACCGCCCAAGGCCTCGGGACCCTGGTCGCCGCCGACGTCCCGACGTTCGAACGCTCGGTGCAGATCGGCCGCCAGGCCCAGGACAACGTGTTCGTCTCGATCCTGCCGCTCGCGCTGATCAGCGTCCTGGTCGGCTGCGCCGGCCTCGGCACCGTCGCCCTGCAGTGGTACCAGCGCCGGCACGCGCAGCTGCGGCTGCTCTCGGCCCGCGGCAGCGGCCCGGGCGCCCTCGGCGGCCTCGCCGTCGCCGAACTGGGCCTGCCGATCCTGCTCGGCGGCGCCCTCGGCGCGGCCGCGGCCCGGCTGCTGCTCGGCGTCTACGGCCCGGCCGGCGCACCCGACCCGGACGCGGAGCTGCAGGCCGGACTCGTCGCGGCGGGCGTGCTGGTGGTGTCGCTCGCGCTGCTGGCCCTGGTCGTCGCCGTGCGGGCACACCGGGAGTTCGAACTGGGCCGCGTGCGCCGCACGGGCAACCGGATGCGGCTGCTGGGCTACTTCCCGTGGGAGCTCGCGACAGCGGGCATGGCGTGGCTCGGCTGGACCCGCCTGGCCCACTACAGCACCGGCTCCCGCCTCGGAAATCCATTACCGCAGGTCGATCCGCTGGCCCTGACCTACCCGGTGTTCGTCGTGCTCACCGTCGGGCTGCTGACCGCGCGGCTGGCGTGGCTGGCCCTGCACGCCTCCCACCGGGCCCGGCTCTGGTCGCGCCCGGCGCTGCAGCTGGCCATCCGGCGGCTGGCCGGCGCCCGCGCCCCGGTCACCGGCGTGCTGGTCATCGGCACCCTCGCCATCGGCACGCTGGCCACCGGCATCGGCATCGCCAACGGCCAGGAGACCGCGCTCGACACGAAGTCGGCGATCTTCGTCGGCGGCAACGCCCGCCTCGACACCGACAGCCCGATCGGCATGGGCACCGTCGCCATGCCCGCCGCGCTCGCGCGGAACAGCACCGTCGTCGGCGAGCTGACCGGCACCGGCAGCGTCGTGCTGGTCGTCGACCCCGCCACGTTCACCCGGGGCGCCGCCGTCGGCGACGTCCCGGCCGACGACCTCACCGGCCTGCTCCGGCGGATCTCCCAGCCCGACCCGCGCGGCACGCCGGTCATCCGCATCGGCCACACCGCGAAGCAGAGCGCGCAGCTGCCGGCCGGCCTGCGCGACGCCGTCACCGTCGCCGACCTGCCGGTGTTCCCGATGATCGGCACCTCCCCCGGCTACGTCGTCTCCCGCACCGCCCTCGACCACGGCCAGCTCGACCGGATCCCCCAGTGGAGCGTCCTGACCGGCGCGCCGATGGCCGACGCGACCGCCGCGTTGCGCGCCGCGGGCGTGTTCATCCCGAACCGGACCAGCCGCGAAACCGCGTTGGACAGCCTGCCGTTCTTCGTCGTGTCCTGGACGTTCTCCTTCGTCGCACTGCTCGGCGCGGTCCTCGGCGTCGTGGCGATCCTCGCGCTGCTCGTCGCCGTCGAGGTCCGGCGACGCCAGAACGCCCTCGCCGGCGCGCTGGTGCTGCGGATGGGAATGCGGCCACGCACGCTGCTCGCCAGTCACCTGATGGAACTCGGCGCGCTCAGCGGCCTGGCGATCGTCGTCGGCGTGGTGTGCGGGATCTCCGTCGCCGGGCTCTCGGTGCCCCGGTTCGACCCGGCGACGTTCCTCGCGCCACGCTCCGAACTGCCCGACCCCCTGCCGTTCGTGCTGACCGTGCTGGTCGTCGGCGTGCTCGTGGTCGCCCTCGCCGGCTGGATCGCGATGCGCTCGGTGCGCACCGCCCGGACCGCGGAGCTGATCCGTGCCTGACAAACCGATCTTCTCCCTGCGCGGCATCGGCGTCGACTACCCGACCCCGGCCGGCGTCGTCACCGGCGTCGACGACGTCAGCTTCGACGTGCCCGCGCGCGGCATGACCGTGTTCGCCGGGCCGTCCGGTTCCGGGAAGTCGACCCTCCTGCGCGTCCTGGGCCTGTTCGAACAGCCCGCCCGCGGCACACTCACCTTCCAGGGCGCCGACGTCCGCAAGCTCAAGCACCGCGAACGCCGCGCCCTGCGCCGCCACCACCTCGGACTGGTCTTCCAGAACCCCTCCGACAACCTCCTCGGCTACCTCACGGTCGCCGAAAACCTGCGCGCCGCCGCCGAAGCCGCCGGAACCGACTGCCGCCCCGACGACATCCTCGGACAGCTCGGCCTGCACGGCACCGGCGACTGGAAGATCTCCGCGCTCTCCGGCGGCCAGCAGCAACGCCTCGCGTTCGGGTGCGTGCTGGCCGCCCGCTCCACGGTCATCCTCGCCGACGAACCGACGTCCCAGCTCGACGAAGCTTCGGCCGACCTCGTGCTCGACACGCTGCACTACCTGGTGGACCAGGACTTCGCGGTCCTGGTCGCCTCCCACGACGAACGCCTCATCGACCTCGGCTCGCGCGTGGCCCGCCTGCACAAGGGCGCGCTCGAAGGCGTCGAAGAACGGGAGCCACAGCCGTGACGATCGTGGAAGCCGTGGGCCTGCGCCGCAGCTTCGCCCACCCCAGCGGCGACATCGAAGTGCTGCGCGGACTCGAACTACGCGTCGGCGCCGGCGAGCTCGTCACCGTCTCGGGCCGCTCCGGCTCCGGGAAAAGCGCCCTGCTGGCCCTGCTGTGCGGGTTCGACTCCCCCGACTCCGGCTGCGTACTGCTCGACGGCGTCCCGATCACCGGCGCCCCGCCGTGGCACACCTGCGCCGTGCTACCGCAGGCACTCGGCCTGGCCAACGAACTGACCATCGCGGAAAACGTCGCCCTGCCGCTGCGCCTGCGCTCCGACGTCCCCCGCCCCGCGCCCGCCGCGATCCACGCCCGCGTCACCGAACTGCTGGACGAACTGGGCATCGGCGAACTCGGCGACCGCTACCCCCTCGAAGTCTCCTTCGGCCAGCAACAACGCGTCGCCCTCGCCCGCGCGGTCGCCGGACGGCCCCGGATCCTGCTCACCGACGAACCCACCGCGCACCTGGACGCGGGCAGCACACCCCGCGTCCTGCGGCTGCTGCGCCGATGCGCGGAAGAAGGCGCCGCGGTCATCGTCGCCACCCACGACGACGAAGTCCACCGCATCGCCGACCGCCGCGTCCGCCTCCTCGACGGCGTGCTCACCGCCCTGCTCGACTAACCGATCAGGAATCGAGAAGCCCTGGTCACCGGAGCGCGAATAGCGTCATCGTCGTACCGCACACCACGACGCCAGGAGCACCGAAGATGAGCACCCAGGGGATCAAGACCGTCCTGCACCCCGTCACCGACCTGCCCGCCGCCAAGGCCGTCTACACCGCGCTGCTCGGCATCGAACCCCTGGCCGACGCGCCCTACTACGTCGGCTACGACGCCGGCGGCCAGCACATCGGCCTGGTGCCCAACGGCGCCCAGCAGGGCATGACCACGCCCGTCACCTACTGGGAGGTCGCCGACATCGCGGCGAAGCTCGCCGAGGTCACCGCGGCGGGCGCGAAGGTCAAGGACGAACCGAAGGACGTCGGCAACGGACGCCTGGTCGCGACCTTCACCGACGCCGACGGCAACGTCCTCGGCCTGCTGCAGGACCCGCAGTCCTAATCCAGCGCGGTCGCCCGGCTGACCTCCTCCCAGGCGGCCAGGTCCGCCGCGAGCGCCTCGTGCTGGGCGCGGATCGCCGCCACGGCGTCCGCGCCCAGCGCCAGGTGCAGCGGCGCGTCGGCACTGCCCACCGCCCGGACGATCGCCGCAGCCGCCTTCGCCGGGTCGCCGGGCTGGGTGCCGTCCATGTTCTCGACCGCCTCCCGCGTACCCGCCGTCGACACCGCATAGGCGTCGATCGTGCGGGAGCGGTGCATCCGGCCGCCGCCGAACTCGGTGCGGAACGCGCCCGGCTCCACGATCAGCACCTTCACCCCGAACGGCTGCACCTCTTCGGCCAGCGCCTCGGACAGGCCTTCCAGCGCGTACTTCGCCGCGCTGTAGGCGCCGAAGCCGGGCATCGACAACTGCCCGCCCATCGAGCTGATCTGCACGACCGTCCCGCTGCCCTGCGCACGCAGGTGCGGCAGCACCGCCTTCGTCACCGCCACCGCGCCGAAGAACATCACCTCCATCAACGCACGCAGCTCCTCCAGCGTCAGCTCCTCGACCGCGCCGACCGAACCGTTGCCCGCGTTGTTCACCACGACGTCGATCCGCCCGAACTCCTCGAGCGCGGTCTTCACCGCCGCATCGACCTGACCGGCATCAGTCACGTCCAGCGCCGCGGTCCGGACCCGGTCACCGCCACGGTCCCGCAACCCGGCCAGGGTCTCCGGCCGCCGCGCGGTGGCCAGCACCCGGTCACCCGCCGCCAGCGCCGCCAGCGCGATCTCCCGGCCGAACCCGGCCGAGCACCCGGTGATCAGCCAGACCCGGCCGTCGGTGTTCGTCATCTTCGCGTTCCTCCCAGTGGATTTCCTCCCTCCATCCTGAAGACGATCACGACGCCACCGCCAACACCGATCTCCTGCCACGGCTACAGTCCAAGCCTGTGACCCCCGAGCTGCGGCACCTTCGCTACTTCGTCGCCGTCGCCGACGAAACCAGCTTCACGCGCGCCGCCGCCGGACTGCACATCGCCCAGCAGTCCCTCTCCCAGCAGATCACCGTCCTCGAACGCGCCCTCGGCACCCGCCTGTTCGACCGCGACGCACGCGGCGCCCGCCTCACCGCCGTCGGCAAGCTCTTCCTCCCCGAGGCACGCGCGGTCCTGACCCGCGCCGACGAAGCCGTCGCGACACTCGGCCGGGCCCTCCGCGGCGAGATCGGCAGCGTCCGGCTCGCATTCCTCACCACCACGGCGAACTACCTGCTGCCCCCGGTCGTCCGCGCCGTCCGCGAGCGCTACCCCGACCTCGACGTGACGACGGCCGAAGCGTCGATCGCCGAACTCGTCGACGGCCTGCGCGAAGGCCGGTTCGACCTCGCGTTCACCCGCCCGCCACTCGTCCCCGGCCTGGCGTCGCGGACGTTGCTGACCGAGGAGGTCTGCGCCGTCCTCCCCGCCGACCACCCGCTCGCCACCCGTACCTCCCTGAAGCTCGCCGACCTGGCCGGCGAACCCTGGGTGCTCACCCCGCGCGGCAGCTGGGCACCCTGGCACCGCCGCTACGACGCCGACTTCGCCGCCGCCGGCTTCAGCCCCCGCGTCGTCCAGCGGGCCGCCACCGTGCAAGGCCTCCTCGGACTCGTCGCCGCCGGCGTCGGCGTGACCCGTCTGACCCGCTCCTCGCACAGCCTGCGGCGCAGCGGCGTGGCGTTCGTGCCACTCGAAGACGACGTCGCCCGCACCGAGCTGGTGTGGGTACCCGGCCACGACAACCCGGCCGTCCCGGTGATCGCCGACGTCGCCGCCGAACTCGCGGCGACCACCGACCTGACCGAAGCCGGATAGCGCGCCCGGAATCACCGGGGTTGCCGCATTCACACCCAAAGTTGATCGACAAGCCCCTTTCGTCGTCGATCGTGATCACCTTTTCTCGTTGACGGCCAACCGGCAACGTCCATAACCTGTGCAAAGCCAACGAGCGATTTCTTCCTTACCGGGAAACGGGTTTCAGCTGAGGAGCCGCGGAATGCATTCGCCCGAAGTCCGCCCACCGTCCCTGGAAGACGGCGGAGCCGCGCTGTTCGCGTGGGTCGACGAAATGCGCGAGAACCACCCGGTCATCGCGGACGACGACGACACCTGGCACGTATTCCGCCACGCCGACGTCCGCCGCATCTTCACCGACCACCGGACATTCTCCTCCGACCCCGGACTGCTCCTCCCGGACACCGCCGAAGCCGTCCGCGGCAATATGGCCGCCGTCGACCCGCCGGTCCACCACCGCCTGCGGAAACTGGTCAGCAAAGCCTTCACCCCCAAAGTCGTCGCCGATCTCGAACCCCGGATCGTGACCGCCACCGACACCCTCATCACCGAAATGGCCGAGCGCGACGACCCCGACCTCATCCGCGACCTCGCCTACGCACTCCCCGTCGTGGTCATCGGCGACCTCATCGGCATCCCACCCGAAGACCGCACCCTCTACCGCGGCTGGGCCGACGCCCTCCTCGCAGGCGGCGCCCCCCAGGAAGACGGCACGTCCCTCACCGAGGTCATGGAGACCTACCTCGCCGCCCTCCTCGCCCAGCGCCGCCGCGACCCCGGAGACGACCTCTTCAGCGCACTCGCCCACGCCGAAGTCGACGGCGAACGCCTCGCCGACCACGAAGTCCTCAACTTCGCATCCCTCCTGCTCGCCGCCGGCCACATCACCACCACCATGATGCTCGGCAACACCGTGCTCTCCCTGCACGAATTCCCCGACGCCGCCGCCGCGGTCCGCCGCGACCACAGCCTCCTGCCCAGCCTCCTCGAAGAAGTCACCCGCCACCGCCCGCCGATCATGCGGCTCCTGCGCATCAGCACCACCGACGTCGACCTCGGCGGCGTCACCATCCCCGCCAAGTCGATGGTCACCCCCTGGGTCCTCGGCGCCAACCGCGACCCCCGCCACCACACCCGCCCCACCGAATTCGACCCACGCCCCCGAAAGGAAGCCAACCTCGCCTTCGGCGGCGGCGTCCACTTCTGCCTCGGCGCGCCCCTGGCCCGGCTCGAAGGCCGAGTCGTGTTCGAGCGGCTCCTCGACCGCTTCGCCGACATCCGCGTCCGCGACGGCGTCCAGATCGGCTACCCCTCACCGATGATCTTCGGCGTCCGCGAGCTCCCGGTCGAGCTCGTCCCCCACCACCCCGTCGCCCGCTCGGCGTGACCGGTGACGCACACCGGACCGATCACCGATCCGTAGACTCGGCGACGATGCGTCGTCTTCGGTGGTACTGGGGAGCCTTGGTCCTCGCGTGCGTGGCCCTGCTGGCCGGCCTCTTCGTCTTCTTCGGCTCCGAAAGCAAGAACGGGCAACCGCAGCCGCGGCAGGGCCCACCGGGCACCGGCCCGCTCACCGTCGTCGCGATGGGCGACAGCACCGTCTCCGGCGAAGGCGCCGGCCAGTACACCGCCACCACCAACGGCCAGGGCGGCAACTGGTGCCACCGCTCCCCCAACGCCTTCGTCGACAAGATCGCCACACCCGGCATCACCGCCCACGTCAACCTCGCTTGCTCCGGCGCA of the Amycolatopsis sp. NBC_01488 genome contains:
- a CDS encoding LysR family transcriptional regulator, which produces MTPELRHLRYFVAVADETSFTRAAAGLHIAQQSLSQQITVLERALGTRLFDRDARGARLTAVGKLFLPEARAVLTRADEAVATLGRALRGEIGSVRLAFLTTTANYLLPPVVRAVRERYPDLDVTTAEASIAELVDGLREGRFDLAFTRPPLVPGLASRTLLTEEVCAVLPADHPLATRTSLKLADLAGEPWVLTPRGSWAPWHRRYDADFAAAGFSPRVVQRAATVQGLLGLVAAGVGVTRLTRSSHSLRRSGVAFVPLEDDVARTELVWVPGHDNPAVPVIADVAAELAATTDLTEAG
- a CDS encoding FtsX-like permease family protein, with amino-acid sequence MTKPWRAAPKAALSSPLTLIVAAVTSLLACFLGTAAILQASAAGGATIAYQSGITCPDSYGPVFGKGNIPVQDIPAVTGAVQRHAPAHGFGAPVVGAYTNVLPGTRFNGDPHYKIRLGYRGQAGLDNLTLQQGTRAPGLWLGNVVADAEHIGVGTKPSIQGIALPPVTGIYRDLLDPPPRWWCSQQSGAVVDRLANDPIDSIVFATDRTTFDNTVKAIGLPTMQYFHISFYEPAPTTLSAAEDLLQRSRDLVADVRADLTAQGLGTLVAADVPTFERSVQIGRQAQDNVFVSILPLALISVLVGCAGLGTVALQWYQRRHAQLRLLSARGSGPGALGGLAVAELGLPILLGGALGAAAARLLLGVYGPAGAPDPDAELQAGLVAAGVLVVSLALLALVVAVRAHREFELGRVRRTGNRMRLLGYFPWELATAGMAWLGWTRLAHYSTGSRLGNPLPQVDPLALTYPVFVVLTVGLLTARLAWLALHASHRARLWSRPALQLAIRRLAGARAPVTGVLVIGTLAIGTLATGIGIANGQETALDTKSAIFVGGNARLDTDSPIGMGTVAMPAALARNSTVVGELTGTGSVVLVVDPATFTRGAAVGDVPADDLTGLLRRISQPDPRGTPVIRIGHTAKQSAQLPAGLRDAVTVADLPVFPMIGTSPGYVVSRTALDHGQLDRIPQWSVLTGAPMADATAALRAAGVFIPNRTSRETALDSLPFFVVSWTFSFVALLGAVLGVVAILALLVAVEVRRRQNALAGALVLRMGMRPRTLLASHLMELGALSGLAIVVGVVCGISVAGLSVPRFDPATFLAPRSELPDPLPFVLTVLVVGVLVVALAGWIAMRSVRTARTAELIRA
- a CDS encoding cytochrome P450; the encoded protein is MHSPEVRPPSLEDGGAALFAWVDEMRENHPVIADDDDTWHVFRHADVRRIFTDHRTFSSDPGLLLPDTAEAVRGNMAAVDPPVHHRLRKLVSKAFTPKVVADLEPRIVTATDTLITEMAERDDPDLIRDLAYALPVVVIGDLIGIPPEDRTLYRGWADALLAGGAPQEDGTSLTEVMETYLAALLAQRRRDPGDDLFSALAHAEVDGERLADHEVLNFASLLLAAGHITTTMMLGNTVLSLHEFPDAAAAVRRDHSLLPSLLEEVTRHRPPIMRLLRISTTDVDLGGVTIPAKSMVTPWVLGANRDPRHHTRPTEFDPRPRKEANLAFGGGVHFCLGAPLARLEGRVVFERLLDRFADIRVRDGVQIGYPSPMIFGVRELPVELVPHHPVARSA
- a CDS encoding oxidoreductase → MTNTDGRVWLITGCSAGFGREIALAALAAGDRVLATARRPETLAGLRDRGGDRVRTAALDVTDAGQVDAAVKTALEEFGRIDVVVNNAGNGSVGAVEELTLEELRALMEVMFFGAVAVTKAVLPHLRAQGSGTVVQISSMGGQLSMPGFGAYSAAKYALEGLSEALAEEVQPFGVKVLIVEPGAFRTEFGGGRMHRSRTIDAYAVSTAGTREAVENMDGTQPGDPAKAAAAIVRAVGSADAPLHLALGADAVAAIRAQHEALAADLAAWEEVSRATALD
- a CDS encoding ABC transporter ATP-binding protein — its product is MTIVEAVGLRRSFAHPSGDIEVLRGLELRVGAGELVTVSGRSGSGKSALLALLCGFDSPDSGCVLLDGVPITGAPPWHTCAVLPQALGLANELTIAENVALPLRLRSDVPRPAPAAIHARVTELLDELGIGELGDRYPLEVSFGQQQRVALARAVAGRPRILLTDEPTAHLDAGSTPRVLRLLRRCAEEGAAVIVATHDDEVHRIADRRVRLLDGVLTALLD
- a CDS encoding ABC transporter ATP-binding protein, with protein sequence MPDKPIFSLRGIGVDYPTPAGVVTGVDDVSFDVPARGMTVFAGPSGSGKSTLLRVLGLFEQPARGTLTFQGADVRKLKHRERRALRRHHLGLVFQNPSDNLLGYLTVAENLRAAAEAAGTDCRPDDILGQLGLHGTGDWKISALSGGQQQRLAFGCVLAARSTVILADEPTSQLDEASADLVLDTLHYLVDQDFAVLVASHDERLIDLGSRVARLHKGALEGVEEREPQP
- a CDS encoding VOC family protein, with protein sequence MSTQGIKTVLHPVTDLPAAKAVYTALLGIEPLADAPYYVGYDAGGQHIGLVPNGAQQGMTTPVTYWEVADIAAKLAEVTAAGAKVKDEPKDVGNGRLVATFTDADGNVLGLLQDPQS